A stretch of the Dioscorea cayenensis subsp. rotundata cultivar TDr96_F1 chromosome 4, TDr96_F1_v2_PseudoChromosome.rev07_lg8_w22 25.fasta, whole genome shotgun sequence genome encodes the following:
- the LOC120258288 gene encoding LOW QUALITY PROTEIN: heat stress transcription factor C-2b-like (The sequence of the model RefSeq protein was modified relative to this genomic sequence to represent the inferred CDS: inserted 1 base in 1 codon), with the protein MAAPFVMKTYKMVDDPETDMVIRWGVENNSFVVLDPFVFAKTLLPAHFKHCNFSSFVRQLNTYGFRKVDPDKWEFAHASFLRGQTCLLSTIVRRNNNXKKKESDSDHGAGLDDNEEDKVVMEVVRLKKAQQATEDEIHKMWDRLHDAERKPKQMLDFLARVLKNPALLDRLMAHRAGDEIEEKRVRLRINNETNHDDDGSVRCDDGSVLNLDRDDDVGFCGGPEPMVYDFGMEVGGEGYPLSF; encoded by the exons ATGGCAGCTCCGTTTGTGATGAAGACTTATAAGATGGTGGATGATCCGGAGACAGACATGGTGATAAGATGGGGAGTGGAGAACAATAGTTTTGTGGTTCTTGATCCGTTTGTCTTTGCAAAGACTTTGTTGCCGGCTCACTTCAAGCACTGTAACTTCTCTAGCTTTGTTCGCCAACTTAATACTTAT GGATTTAGAAAGGTAGATCCAGATAAGTGGGAATTCGCTCATGCATCATTCTTGAGAGGCCAAACATGTCTACTAAGTACCATTGTTAGGAGAAACAACA GGAAAAAGAAGGAATCAGACTCTGATCATGGTGCTGGTCTAgatgataatgaagaagataaGGTGGTCATGGAGGTGGTCCGGCTTAAAAAGGCCCAACAGGCCACTGAAGATGAGATCCATAAAATGTGGGACCGTTTGCACGACGCCGAACGCAAGCCCAAACAAATGTTGGACTTCTTGGCCCGTGTTTTGAAAAACCCGGCCCTTCTTGACCGTCTCATGGCCCACCGGGCCGGGGATGAGATCGAGGAAAAGAGAGTCCGGCTTCGAATTAATAATGAGACTaatcatgatgatgatggatcTGTGCGATGTGATGATGGATCTGTGCTAAATTTGGATCGGGATGATGATGTGGGCTTTTGTGGTGGGCCTGAGCCCATGGTGTATGATTTTGGTATGGAGGTTGGAGGTGAGGGTTACCCACTTTCATTTTGA
- the LOC120258613 gene encoding agamous-like MADS-box protein MADS1 codes for MAHQSGLGNPLKMKAKEERNSGKEGEDHCKKKATAFTLTAKKFLFQFVSVIDQVKDGRGKIEIKRIENTTNRQVTFCKRRNGLLKKAYELSVLCDAEVALIVFSSRGRLYEYANSSVRTTIERYKKACSGSPNTGSIKEADSQYYQQEASKLRQQITNLQNSNRNLMGEALSTMSLRDLKQLENRLEKGISKIRTKKNELLYAEVEYMQKREIELQNDNMYLRNKITENERVQQQMSMLPGNTMMTMTMSSTPAYELMPPFDARGFLQVNLMEQNQHYSHQQQQQTTLQLG; via the exons ATGGCACATCAGAGTGGCTTGGGCAACCCTCTCAAAATGAAGGCAAAAGAGGAAAGGAATAGTGGAAAG gAAGGTGAAGATCATTGCAAGAAAAAGGCCACAGCTTTCACTCTAACagcaaaaaaatttctttttcagtTTGTGTCAGTT ATTGATCAGGTGAAAGATGGGAGAGGAAAGATAGAGATCAAGAGAATTGAGAACACAACAAATAGGCAAGTGACCTTCTGCAAGAGACGCAATGGTCTCCTCAAGAAAGCTTATGAGCTTTCTGTGCTTTGTGACGCTGAAGTGGCTCTCATCGTCTTCTCTTCTCGTGGCCGTCTCTATGAGTACGCAAACAGCAG TGTGAGGACAACTATTGAGAGGTACAAGAAAGCATGTTCTGGATCTCCAAACACTGGATCAATCAAGGAAGCTGATTCACAA TACTACCAACAAGAAGCATCCAAACTGAGGCAGCAAATCACCAACTTGCAGAATTCCAATAG GAATTTAATGGGTGAAGCTCTTAGCACCATGAGTCTCAGAGACTTGAAGCAACTGGAGAACAGATTGGAGAAAGGCATCAGCAAAATCAGAACCAAAAag AATGAGTTGTTATATGCTGAAGTAGAGTACATGCAGAAAAGG GAAATTGAGTTGCAGAATGATAACATGTACTTAAGGAACAAG ATTACTGAAAATGAAAGAGTGCAGCAGCAAATGAGCATGCTGCCGGGAAATACAATGATGACAATGACGATGTCTAGCACACCTGCTTATGAACTGATGCCTCCATTTGATGCTCGTGGATTCCTTCAAGTGAATTTAATGGAACAAAATCAGCATTATTctcaccagcagcagcaacagaCAACATTGCAACTTGG GTGA